The following coding sequences are from one Salvelinus namaycush isolate Seneca chromosome 23, SaNama_1.0, whole genome shotgun sequence window:
- the LOC120018889 gene encoding ADP-ribosylation factor-like protein 14: MGLHGSKHPHQAQIVMLGLDGSGKSTLLYKLKYNESVITVPTVGFNVEMLETEARGPGLTVWDVGGQQRMRPHWKHHYPGTEALVFVVDSWDRRRLDEAKKELHQVLRSGSLKSLPLVVLANKQDLPGAASPQEITHRLDLRRVCGNRDWFVQPCSGRTGVDLEEGFRRVAYMLKTSLKQTKADIKNTVKQLKPKAITMMTKTQGLGCS; encoded by the exons ATGGGACTGCATGGGTCTAAACACCCTCATCAGGCTCAGATTGTGATGCTGGGCCTGGACGGCTCGGGGAAGTCCACCCTGCTCTACAAGCTCAAGTACAACGAGTCTGTCATCACCGTGCCCACCGTGGGCTTCAACGTGGAGATGCTGGAGACGGAGGCGAGGGGTCCGGGGTTGACCGTGTGGGACGTGGGAGGCCAGCAGAGGATGAGGCCCCACTGGAAGCACCACTACCCAGGCACGGAGGCCCTGGTGTTTGTGGTGGACAGCTGGGACCGCAGGCGTTTGGATGAGGCAAAGAAAGagctccatcag GTGCTGAGGAGCGGGAGTCTAAAAAGCCTTCCTCTGGTGGTGCTGGCCAATAAGCAGGACCTCCCCGGGGCAGCAAGCCCACAGGAGATCACCCACAGGTTGGACCTGAGGAGGGTATGTGGAAACAGGGATTGGTTTGTCCAGCCGTGCTCTGGGAGGACTGGTGTGGACCTGGAGGAAGGTTTCAGAAGGGTTGCCTATATGTTGAAGACTTCACTAAAGCAGACTAAGGCGGATATAAAGAACACAGTAAAACAACTGAAACCCAAAGCCATTACGATGATGACCAAGACACAAGGCCTGGGCTGCAGCTAA
- the LOC120018261 gene encoding importin subunit alpha-3-like has translation MSDNEKLDNQRLKNFKNKGRDLETMRRQRTEVVVELRKNKRDEHLLKRRNVPQEDTCEDSDADGDFRSQNTSLEAIVQNATSDNQGVQLSAVQAARKLLSSDRNPPIDDLIKSGILPILVHCLDRDDNPSLQFEAAWALTNIASGTSEQTQAVVQSNAVPLFLRLLQSLHQNVCEQAVWALGNIIGDGPQCRDYVISLGVVKPLLSFISPSIPITFLRNVTWVMVNLCRHKDPPPPMETIQEILPALCVLIHHTDVNILVDTVWALSYLTDAGNEQIQMVIDSGIVPNLVPLLSHQEVKVQTAALRAVGNIVTGTDEQTQVVLNCDALGHFPSLLTHPKEKINKEAVWFLSNITAGNQQQVQAVIDANLVPMIIHLLDKGDFGTQKEAAWAISNLTISGRKDQVAYLIQQQVIPPFCNLLTVKDAQVVQVVLDGLSNILKMADDEAETIANLIEECGGLEKVEQLQNHENEDIYKLAYEIIDQFFSSDDIDEDSSLVPEAIQGGTYGFNSSTNVPTEGFQF, from the exons ATGTCTGACAACGAGAAACTAGACAACCAGCGACTGAAGAATTTCAAGAACAAGGGTCGTGATTTGGAG ACGATGagaagacagaggacagaggtgGTGGTGGAACTCCGCAAG AACAAAAGGGACGAACACCTGCTGAAGAGGAGAAACGTGCCCCAAGAGGACACCTGCGAAGACTCTGATGCCGACGGAGACTTCAGATCG CAAAACACCTCTCTTGAAGCAATAGTACAA AATGCCACCAGTGATAACCAGGGAGTTCAGCTGAGTGCCGTGCAGGCTGCAAG GAAGCTGTTGTCTAGTGACCGTAACCCTCCCATAGATGACCTGATCAAGTCTGGCATCCTCCCTATCCTGGTGCACTGTCTGGACAGAGATGACAA TCCATCTCTACAGTTTGAAGCTGCCTGGGCTTTGACCAACATTGCCTCAGGAACCTCAGAGCAGACCCAGGCAGTGGTCCAGTCCA ATGCTGTGCCACTGTTCCTGAGGCTGCTGCAATCTCTTCACCAGAATGTGTGTGAGCAGGCGGTCTGGGCCCTGGGCAACATCATAG GCGACGGACCCCAGTGCAGGGACTATGTGATCAGTCTGGGTGTGGTGAAGCCCCTGCTGTCCTTCATCAGCCCCTCTATCCCCATCACCTTCCTCCGTAACGTCACCTGGGTCATGGTCAACCTCTGCCGCCACAAGGACCCACCGCCACCCATGGAAACCATCCAGGAG aTTCTTCCAGCTCTCTGTGTGCTGATCCACCACACTGATGTTAAT ATCCTGGTGGACACGGTGTGGGCTCTGTCCTACCTGACAGACGCTGGCAACGAGCAGATTCAGATGGTCATCGACTCAGGCATTGTGCCCAACCTGGTGCCCCTGCTTAGCCACCAGGAGGTCAAAGTCCAG acTGCTGCACTGCGGGCGGTGGGCAACATAGTGACTGGAACAGATGAACAGACCCAGGTGGTGCTCAACTGTGACGCCCTGGGacacttcccctctctccttacaCACCCCAAGGAGAAGATCAATAAG GAGGCAGTGTGGTTCCTGTCCAACATCACAGCAGGCAACCAGCAGCAGGTGCAGGCTGTCATTGATGCCAACCTGGTACCCATGATCATCCACCTTCTGGACAAG GGAGACTTTGGAACACAGAAAGAAGCAGCCTGGGCCATCAGCAATCTGACAATTAGCGGGAGGAAGGACCAG GTTGCGTACCTGATCCAGCAGCAGGTGATCCCTCCCTTCTGTAACCTGCTGACAGTGAAGGATGCTCAGGTGGTACAGGTGGTCCTGGACGGCCTCAGCAACATCCTCAAGATGGCTGACGACGAGGCCGAGACCATTGCCAACCTCATCGAGGAGTGTGGAG GTCTGGAGAAGGTGGAGCAGCTCCAGAATCATGAGAATGAAGACATCTATAAACTGGCCTACGAAATTATTGATCAGTTCTTCTCATCTGATGAT ATTGATGAAGACTCCAGCCTGGTTCCAGAGGCGATCCAGGGGGGAACGTACGGCTTCAATTCCTCCACCAACGTGCCAACAGAGGGGTTCCAGTTCTAG
- the trim59 gene encoding tripartite motif-containing protein 59: MDNLEEDLTCSVCYSLFADPRVLPCSHTFCKSCLDNVLQVSAVYSIWRPLRLPLKCPNCRSVVELPPTGVDALPINVSLRAIIEKFQKDSQPQPPSCPEHHRQPLNIYCVQDRQLICGFCLTVGQHQGHPIDDLQAAFIRERQAPTHLLGRLSDHRWAKVRELGEQLEQEKASCEGLVRQDRQAVEQYFQGLELVLARKKEAFMGALDTASMEVSLAYDPLIQRLKELQEEQLDLLSLGSAVEDEDSPLVFLEKVYLFRERVEALVNATLPEVTSLAITPRAAEYLEQHWVGVTIGGLEEGPVPRVCCCAKPTILKTVLRTEAGSQPGGWVHDLWQQLHPTPPVVLLGLLLLLAAVWVNPVGGASLGFSLLSQLSQVVHGLSSELTTSLWETTGFLYAQTGEVVWRYSSALSTLGENTYQKLASLYKTLSS; encoded by the exons ATGGATAACCTAGAGGAGGACCTGACATGTTCTGTGTGCTATTCCCTCTTCGCTGACCCTCGGGTCCTGCCCTGCTCCCACACCTTCTGTAAGTCCTGCCTGGACAACGTACTCCAAGTCTCTGCCGTCTATTCAATCTGGCGGCCGCTGCGGCTCCCACTCAAGTGCCCCAACTGCCGCAGTGTGGTAGAGCTCCCGCCAACAGGTGTTGATGCATTGCCCATAAATGTCTCCCTCCGTGCCATCATTGAGAAG ttccagaaggacagccaacCACAGCCCCCCTCCTGCCCTGAGCACCACCGACAACCCCTCAACATCTACTGTGTCCAGGACCGCCAGCTCATCTGTGGCTTCTGCCTAACAGTGGGCCAGCACCAGGGACACCCCATCGATGACCTGCAGGCAGCCTTCATCAGGGAAAGGCAGGCACCCACTCACCTACTGGGGAGGCTCTCAGACCACCGCTGGGCAAAG GTGCGTGAGCTGGGGGAGCAGCTGGAGCAGGAGAAGGCCAGCTGTGAGGGCCTAGTGAGGCAGGATCGGCAGGCCGTGGAACAGTACTTCCAGGGGCTGGAGCTGGTGCTTGCCAGGAAGAAAGAGGCATTCATGGGGGCCCTGGACACCGCAAGCATGGAGGTGTCGCTGGCCTACGATCCACTCATCCAGAGGCTGAAGGAGCTGCAG GAGGAGCAGCTAGACTTGTTGTCTCTGGGCTCAGCTGTGGAGGATGAAGACTCCCCCCTGGTCTTCCTGGAGAAGGTGTATCTGTTCCGGGAGAGGGTGGAGGCACTGGTAAATGCCACCCTGCCCGAAGTCACATCCCTCGCTATCACCCCCCGTGCTGCTGAGTACCTGGAGCAGCACTGGGTGGGGGTGACCATCGGAGGGCTGGAGGAAGGGCCGGTGCCTCGGGTCTGCTGCTGTGCCAAGCCCACCATTCTGAAGACGGTTCTTAGGACAGAGGCAGGGAGTCAACCTGGAGGCTGGGTCCATGATCTGTGGCAGCAGCTCCATCCCACTCCCCCTGTGGTGCTCCTGGGGCTGCTGCTGCTCCTGGCGGCAGTGTGGGTGAATCCTGTTGGCGGAGCATCTCTGGGATTCTCCTTGCTGTCCCAGCTCAGTCAGGTGGTGCACGGCCTGAGTAGCGAACTGACCACCTCACTATGGGAGACAACAGGCTTCCTGTATGCACAGACAGGGGaggtggtgtggaggtacagctCTGCCCTCTCCACACTGGGGGAGAACACCTACCAGAAGCTGGCATCCCTCTACAAGACCCTCAGCTCCTGA